ATTTCCAGGACGTCGGCGATGCTCCGGCCCTTATAGCGCACCTCCAGCGTTTCGGCGTTGTAGCGGCGGCCTTTGCAGGTCTCGCAGGTGACATGGACGTCGGGCAGGAAGTTCATTTCCAGTCTGACAACCCCGGCCCCTTTGCAGGTCTCGCAGCGGCCGCCTTTTACGTTGAAGGAGAATCGGCCAGGTTTGTAGCCGCGCAGCTGGGCTTCTGGAAGCTGGGCGAACAGGTCCCGGATGTAGCTGAACAGGCCGGTATAGGTGGCCGGGTTCGAGCGCGGCGTGCGGCCGATGGGCTTCTGGTCGATGTCGATCACTTTGTCCAGATGCTCCAGGCCTTCGATGCGTTCGTAAGGCAGCGGTACCAGGCGGGCGTTGTGAAAGTGGCGGGCGAGGATGGGATACAGCGTCTGGTTGATCAGGCTTGATTTGCCCGAACCCGAGACGCCCGTGACGCAGATGAACGTGCCCAGCGGGAGCACGAGCGGGTCGCCCTTCAGGTTGTGGCCGCGGGCGCCGCGAAGCACCAGCCGGTGACCGTTGCCACGGCGCCGCGTGCGAGGGATCGGAATGTAGCGTTCGCCTTTCAGGTAGGCCGCCGTCAGGCTGGAATGACCGTTTCGGGGCTCCAGGCGGTCGGGGGGGCCTGTGGCCACGACATAGCCGCCCTGTTCGCCTGCGCCGGGTCCCAGATCGATCACATAGTCGGCTGCCTCGATCATTTCGCGGTCATGTTCGACGACCAGGATCGAGTTGCCCAGATCACGCAGTAGCTTGAGCGCGTCGATGAGGCGGTGATGGTCGCGGGGATGCAGGCCGATGGAGGGCTCATCAAGCACGTAGAGCACACCGGTCAGTTGAGAGCCAAGCTGCGCGGCCAGGCGGATGCGTTGGCTTTCGCCGCCCGAGAGGGTGCGGGCGGGGCGGTCCAGCGTCAGGTATCCCACGCCCACGTCAATCAGAAAGCCGAGGCGCTCCAGAATTTCTTTAAGGATCGGGCGGGCAATGAGGGCCTTCTGACCATCGAACTTTACGGTGGATAGGAAGCGTCGCAGCGAGACCAGGTCCATGCGGGCCAGCTCGGCGATGTTCTTGCCGGCGATGCGGAAGGCCAAGCTTTCGGGCTTCAGGCGAGCCCCGCCGCAGGCGCGGCAGGTCATCTCGCGCATGAACGATTCGGCCCAGCGCCGCTGAGAAACCGACCCGGCATGTTCGCGCATGTGGTGCAGGTACTCGTAGAGCCCCCCGAAGCGATGGCGGTAGTGCAGCGTGCGGTCTTTGTAGCGGTATTCGATCTCGAACTCTTGATCGCCGGCGCCTTCGAGCAGTACGCGTCGCTGCCTGTCGGTCAGCTTGCCCAGCGGCGTATCGAAGTCGAAGCCATAAGCGGTGGCCACAGCGCGAAGCTGGCTGAAGATCCATCCGTCGCGGGGTTTGCCCAGCGGAGCCAGGCCCCCTTCGTTGATGGATTTCGCAGGGTCCGGGATGACGAGCGCCGGATCGATCTCTAGCCGGGTGCCCAGGCCGTTGCAGGCCGGGCAGGCCCCGTAGGGCGAGTTGAAGGAAAAGGTATTGGGCGAGGGATCGTCGTAGGAGACACCATCTTCCGGGCAGTAGAGATGGCGGCTGAAGACATGATCGGTGCCGGTCCCGTCGGGATGGAGCTCGTGCGCAATGAGCACCCCGCCTCCCATGCCCAAGGCGATCTGGACCGAGTCGTGCACGCGGGAGCGGAGGTCGGGTCGCACCACCAGGCGGTCCACCACCACTTCGATGTCGTGCGTCCTGTAGCGGTCCAGCTTCATGCCTGCTGTGATCTCACGCAGCTCGCCGTCTACCCGCACGCGCGTGAACCCCTGCCGGGCGATCTGTTCGAAAAGTTCGCGGTAATGCCCTTTGCGTCCCCGTACGACAGGAGCCAGTATCAGCAGCCGGGTACCTTCCGGAAAACGCAGCAGTTGGTCGATGATTTCGTCATCGGTCTGGCGGCGCATAGGCCGGCCCGAGATATGCGAATAGGCGGTTGCCACGCGCGCGTAGAGCAGTCGGAGAAAGTCGTACACTTCGGTGACCGTGCCAACGGTCGAGCGAGGATTCTGACTGACGGTCTTCTGCTCGATGGCGATGACCGGCGAGAGGCCATCAATAAAATCTACATCGGGCCGCTCAAGCATGCCCAGGAACTGACGGGCGTAGGCTGAGAGGCTTTCCAGGTAGCGCCGTTGTCCTTCTGCATAGATCGTATCGAAGGCCAGGCTCGATTTGCCGGATCCCGAAAGGCCGGTAATGACCACCAATTGCTCCCGGGGGATGTCCAGGTCAATGTTTTTCAGGTTGTGCTCTCGTGCGCCCCGGATGACAATACACTCCTGCATACGGCGACCAGGCCCGACCACGCGTTGCGCCTCAGAAGGTTCAAGCGTGTTCCAACAGCGACCGCCGGGGTTCGTTCCGCCGGTTTTTTCGCAAGAGCGTTGCAGATGGCACGGAACGAAACGGATAGTTGGGCTTTGACCGCTGCCGATATTTGCGTCGGCACCAGCCATGCATGCCTATTTAGAAACCTTTTTGCCCCTGTTTGTGGCCATTAACCTGCCGGGAATCCTGCCATTTTTTATAGCCCTGACGCAAGGATTGCCGGCAGCCGATCGGCGGCGTCTGCTCGTGCGGGCGGTCGCGACAGCCTTTGTGGTGGCCGTGCTGATTCTGTTTGCCGGGCAACTCATCTTTCAGACGCTGGGCATTACGCTGAACGATCTGCGGGTGGGTGGGGGACTGATTCTGCTTGTGCTGAGCATCGCCGACCTGGTGTTTGCGGACTACCGTCGGCGCGACCCTCGCGATGGGGCTGATGCGGCCGATGTGGGCGTGGTGCCCCTTGGCATTCCGCTAATCATTGGGCCGGCAGCGATCACTACGATTCTGGTGGCGCAGCAGACCTATGGCTATCTGCCTACCCTTGTGGCTCTGATCGCCAATCTGCTGTTGGTGACCGTGGCGTTCAGCATAGGGCATGGGGTGATGCGGAGGCTGGGACCTGTGGCTGTGCGCGCCATGGCCAAGGTAGCCAGCCTGTTTCTGGCAGCCATTGCTGTGGCCATGATTCGGGCAGGTGTGGTCGGCATGCTGGGCGGATAAGACCGGAACCTTCCCCGAAACCCTGCATTTACTTGGTATCGCGTATGGCCGCACCAATCAATAATTTTTGCCATGGCCCTGAAGACCCTGGATATCGACACATTGGCTGCCAAGACCGGCAATCTATACGAGACCGTTGCCATCCTCTCAAAGCGTGCCCGCCAGATTGCTACCCAGGTAAAGCAGGAACTGGATGAAAAGCTTTCCTACTTTGAAGGGCTGGGGCTGGAGGATGACCCGCGGCATCAGGAAGAGCAGCGGCGCATTTCCATTGAGTACGAACTGAAGCCGGAGCCCACGGAGATTGCCGTAGAGGAGTTTTTGCGGGACGAAATCTATTACCGCGACGCTTCGAAAGAGCGCGCTGAAGAAGAAGAAGAACTTCGCTAACCCATACCCGTCGGCCACAGGGCGGGCATCCCTCAGGGATGCCCGTTTTTTTTATTCTGTAGCCTCTTTAGCCGGAGGCTTGATAAAGGCGTGGCGCTAACAGGCTGATTGAATAGCGGAGCATGACGCTGGATGAATTAAAGAATCGACGCGCCACGTGTGCAATTATTGCAGGCAAAAAACGTTTCCGCCTGCAGAGAGCTGCTTTCCGAAAAAACCGACCCCGCCGTTTCGCTGGCGGTTTTTCCGGATAGGAGTGCGGGGGAAGCGGCGCCATGCGTTCCCGTCTGCGGACAATCTGATCTAGAAAAGAGCGTGATGTTCCCCCGACTTTCTCTGGAGCCGTCAGGTCCTTTCCTGCTGCTGGAAGCCTCTGTCAGACAGATTATCGCTCACGCCAGTTGATTTCCGGTTCAGGCTTGTTATCGAGAATGGCCTCGATACGGGCCATGACTTCGGGCGTCAGGCGCTGGGCTACCTCCAGCGCCTCCATATTTTCCTGCACCTGCTCGGGGCGAGAAGCGCCTGTAATGACGGTGCTGACGTTCGGATTTTTCAGGCACCAGGCGATAGCCAGTTGGGCCATCGTGCAGTCCAGCTCCTTCGCAATTGGCATGAGCTGCCGCACTTTTTCAATCTGCCGCCGCCCTTCTTCGCTTTCCAGGCGCTTGCGCAGCCACTCGTAGCCGGGCAGGCTCATGCGGCTGCCTGGCGGAATACCTTCGTTGTACTTGCCGGTCAGGATACCGCTGGCCAGCGGGCTCCAGG
Above is a genomic segment from Rhodothermus profundi containing:
- the uvrA gene encoding excinuclease ABC subunit UvrA produces the protein MQECIVIRGAREHNLKNIDLDIPREQLVVITGLSGSGKSSLAFDTIYAEGQRRYLESLSAYARQFLGMLERPDVDFIDGLSPVIAIEQKTVSQNPRSTVGTVTEVYDFLRLLYARVATAYSHISGRPMRRQTDDEIIDQLLRFPEGTRLLILAPVVRGRKGHYRELFEQIARQGFTRVRVDGELREITAGMKLDRYRTHDIEVVVDRLVVRPDLRSRVHDSVQIALGMGGGVLIAHELHPDGTGTDHVFSRHLYCPEDGVSYDDPSPNTFSFNSPYGACPACNGLGTRLEIDPALVIPDPAKSINEGGLAPLGKPRDGWIFSQLRAVATAYGFDFDTPLGKLTDRQRRVLLEGAGDQEFEIEYRYKDRTLHYRHRFGGLYEYLHHMREHAGSVSQRRWAESFMREMTCRACGGARLKPESLAFRIAGKNIAELARMDLVSLRRFLSTVKFDGQKALIARPILKEILERLGFLIDVGVGYLTLDRPARTLSGGESQRIRLAAQLGSQLTGVLYVLDEPSIGLHPRDHHRLIDALKLLRDLGNSILVVEHDREMIEAADYVIDLGPGAGEQGGYVVATGPPDRLEPRNGHSSLTAAYLKGERYIPIPRTRRRGNGHRLVLRGARGHNLKGDPLVLPLGTFICVTGVSGSGKSSLINQTLYPILARHFHNARLVPLPYERIEGLEHLDKVIDIDQKPIGRTPRSNPATYTGLFSYIRDLFAQLPEAQLRGYKPGRFSFNVKGGRCETCKGAGVVRLEMNFLPDVHVTCETCKGRRYNAETLEVRYKGRSIADVLEMTVEEALVFFEHLPRIARKLRTLQAVGLGYIRLGQPATTLSGGEAQRIKLARELSRPGTGNTLYILDEPTTGLHFEDIRHLLAVLRALVRKGNTVLVIEHNLDVIKTADHVIELGPEGGDAGGHILFAGTPEELAQQDTHTGRFLRKELARTTALTDGADEEWIDLDQLAIEEESTEELLEDELLDEEES
- a CDS encoding MarC family protein gives rise to the protein MHAYLETFLPLFVAINLPGILPFFIALTQGLPAADRRRLLVRAVATAFVVAVLILFAGQLIFQTLGITLNDLRVGGGLILLVLSIADLVFADYRRRDPRDGADAADVGVVPLGIPLIIGPAAITTILVAQQTYGYLPTLVALIANLLLVTVAFSIGHGVMRRLGPVAVRAMAKVASLFLAAIAVAMIRAGVVGMLGG
- a CDS encoding DNA-directed RNA polymerase subunit omega; translation: MALKTLDIDTLAAKTGNLYETVAILSKRARQIATQVKQELDEKLSYFEGLGLEDDPRHQEEQRRISIEYELKPEPTEIAVEEFLRDEIYYRDASKERAEEEEELR